The following proteins are encoded in a genomic region of Methanoculleus bourgensis MS2:
- a CDS encoding COG1361 S-layer family protein has protein sequence MGTGHHGLLPVLLIVVCLLASPAAAGPEDVTVTSVVVDPLVLMQDDSGTITVVVQNNGPTPVQVGRARLYGDGVVPVSEPYPSVGVIGAGTGRTFSFAVRADAPDGTYYPVFHLDFRENGTLRYPVPVRVDGTPLSVTVAGRPETFSSGREAAITVNVGNPRPNAASGVQVTPQGTGFTVTPAGAFIGNLAPDGSRAVVFNLTPAGETNVTFHVAWRNGLNTHTTDLALPVSFGEDKRRADLVASNIEVVPEGDLYRATGDVANAGLESARSVLVTPGAPAMPADPYRVYVVGTLDPDDVAPFEVTFRAGADVTEIPLIIDYRDSDGNPFSVTVPVSLENRTAEGTAAPAVLVPAAVAGALALAAALAVLWYLRRRRR, from the coding sequence GTGGGAACCGGTCATCACGGGCTCCTGCCCGTCCTGCTCATCGTGGTATGCCTGCTCGCCTCCCCCGCAGCTGCCGGCCCGGAGGATGTGACGGTGACCTCTGTCGTGGTCGATCCGTTAGTCCTGATGCAGGACGACTCGGGCACCATCACGGTCGTCGTCCAGAACAACGGGCCCACGCCCGTCCAGGTCGGCCGTGCCAGGCTCTACGGCGACGGCGTCGTCCCGGTGAGCGAGCCCTACCCCTCGGTCGGGGTCATCGGCGCGGGCACCGGGAGGACGTTTTCCTTCGCTGTCCGGGCGGACGCCCCCGACGGGACCTACTACCCTGTGTTCCACCTGGACTTCCGGGAGAACGGAACCCTCCGCTACCCGGTCCCGGTCAGGGTCGATGGTACCCCGCTCAGTGTGACGGTGGCCGGGAGGCCGGAGACCTTCTCCTCCGGGAGGGAGGCCGCAATCACCGTCAATGTGGGAAACCCCCGCCCAAACGCCGCATCCGGCGTCCAGGTGACCCCACAGGGGACGGGGTTTACCGTCACCCCAGCCGGCGCGTTCATCGGCAACCTTGCGCCTGACGGGTCTCGCGCCGTCGTCTTCAACCTGACCCCGGCAGGCGAGACGAACGTCACGTTCCATGTGGCGTGGCGAAACGGCCTCAACACCCACACCACCGATCTCGCGCTCCCGGTCTCTTTTGGGGAGGATAAGCGGCGGGCAGACCTGGTCGCAAGCAACATCGAGGTCGTCCCTGAAGGGGATCTCTACCGGGCGACCGGTGATGTCGCAAACGCCGGCCTTGAGTCTGCACGCTCGGTCCTCGTCACCCCGGGTGCGCCCGCAATGCCTGCCGACCCCTACCGGGTCTACGTCGTCGGCACCCTCGACCCCGATGACGTCGCCCCGTTTGAGGTGACGTTCCGGGCCGGGGCGGACGTGACAGAGATCCCGCTCATCATCGACTACCGCGACAGCGACGGGAACCCCTTCTCGGTGACCGTGCCCGTTTCGCTCGAGAACCGGACGGCCGAGGGCACAGCGGCGCCCGCGGTCCTGGTCCCGGCCGCTGTCGCCGGCGCGCTGGCCCTCGCCGCAGCGCTTGCGGTCCTCTGGTACCTCCGGAGACGGCGACGATGA
- a CDS encoding ABC transporter ATP-binding protein, whose product MSGEPIVRFEDVTRVYPLPAGAVVALDHVSLMVEPGEFIAVMGPSGSGKSTLLNLMGCLDVPTTGKIYFAGQDISRLGDDDLTRLRRDHIGFVFQQFNLIPLLSALENVEFPVLLTAGREESRQRATEVLRAMNLDDALFSHRPGELSGGEQQRVAIARALANDPDLLLCDEPTGNLDTKTGTAIMDLLAAENRRGKTIVMVTHDPRIADYARRRIQIVDGRLV is encoded by the coding sequence ATGAGCGGCGAGCCCATCGTCAGGTTCGAGGACGTCACCAGGGTTTACCCCCTCCCGGCAGGGGCGGTCGTGGCGCTCGACCACGTCTCCCTCATGGTCGAACCGGGCGAGTTCATCGCCGTGATGGGGCCCTCGGGTTCAGGGAAATCGACGCTCCTGAACCTGATGGGCTGCCTCGACGTCCCGACCACGGGGAAGATCTACTTTGCCGGGCAGGATATCTCCAGACTCGGCGATGACGACCTCACCCGGCTCCGGCGTGACCATATCGGGTTTGTCTTCCAGCAGTTCAACCTCATCCCGCTGCTCTCGGCGCTCGAGAACGTCGAGTTCCCGGTCCTCCTCACCGCCGGCCGGGAGGAGAGCCGGCAGCGGGCGACCGAGGTTCTGCGGGCGATGAACCTCGACGACGCCCTCTTCTCCCACCGACCGGGCGAACTCTCAGGGGGTGAGCAGCAGCGGGTGGCGATCGCCCGGGCGCTCGCGAACGATCCCGACCTCCTCCTCTGTGACGAACCGACCGGGAACCTGGATACGAAGACCGGGACTGCGATCATGGACCTCCTCGCGGCCGAGAACCGCCGGGGAAAGACGATCGTCATGGTCACCCACGACCCCCGGATCGCCGACTACGCCCGCCGCCGGATCCAGATCGTGGACGGGAGGCTGGTATGA